The following are encoded together in the Cololabis saira isolate AMF1-May2022 chromosome 5, fColSai1.1, whole genome shotgun sequence genome:
- the LOC133444148 gene encoding CD81 antigen-like: MAVVGCTKCIKYMLFFFNFIFWLAGGVILGVALWLRHDNQTSNLLILQFDGQQAPGTFYISVYILIAVGAVMMLVGFLGCYGAIQESQCLLGTFFFFLVILFACEVAAVFWGFMNKDTISKELINFYDSAYIKAVDITGSPSKDAAIKVMDVFHKTLDCCGKGDDTPLFKQIATTLCPGKTQEDFLSSQSCHDKLTLLFSEKLYLIGLAALTVAVIMIFEMIFTMVLCCGIRNSPGVY; this comes from the exons ATGGCTGTTGTGGGCTGCACGAAATGCATAAAATATATGTTATtcttctttaattttattttctgg CTGGCCGGCGGTGTGATCTTAGGAGTGGCTCTCTGGTTACGCCATGACAATCAAACCAGCAACCTGCTCATACTCCAGTTTGACGGCCAGCAGGCACCAGGCACCTTTTACATCA GTGTGTACATACTGATCGCTGTTGGAGCTGTGATGATGCTTGTGGGCTTCCTCGGATGTTACGGCGCCATACAGGAATCCCAGTGCCTGCTTGGGACA ttcttcttctttttggtCATTCTGTTTGCGTGTGAAGTGGCTGCAGTATTCTGGGGTTTCATGAACAAAGACACT ATCTCCAAAGAGCTGATCAACTTCTACGACTCGGCGTACATCAAGGCTGTGGACATCACGGGGTCCCCCAGTAAAGACGCTGCCATCAAAGTGATGGATGTTTTCCACAAAACA CTCGACTGCTGCGGCAAAGGAGACGACACTCCTCTCTTCAAACAAATCGCTACCACCTTGTGTCCCGGAAAAACTCAAGAGGATTTCCTGAGCTCCCAG AGCTGCCACGACAAGCTGACCCTGCTGTTCTCCGAGAAGCTCTACCTCATCGGCCTGGCTGCGTTGACGGTTGCTGTCATCATG ATCTTCGAGATGATCTTCACCATGGTGCTCTGCTGCGGGATCCGAAACAGCCCGGGAGTTTACTAG